The Candidatus Nitrosocosmicus arcticus sequence GTCAAATGAACCTTGTACTAATACGGATTACTGACAATTAACGTTCTCAAAAGAGGATGTCAAATTAAAGGAGAGTTATTAGTTAGATGAAACTAGGATGGATTTAAATTGAAATGAGGTTACTAAAATAGGTATCTGGTTCGGTGGAAATTCGCACTTGCGAGATTTGGACCAATAATCAATTTTCGTTTAATGTATCATCGGTTTCTGTTTATTCATCTTGTTCTCCTGAGATAAAGCCTGCATCGTCACCGGTACTGTCACTATCACCACTGTCACTATCACCACTGTCACTATCACCACTGTCACTATCACCACTAGCGGTTTCTGTTTCTTCTTCATCGTCTGCTAAAGTACTTGATGCAGAAACGCTATCCTCATCATTATTGCTAGATACATCCATTACTATTGAAATTCGAAAAAAGATATTCAAAATAGCACTTCAACTAAACGACAATCATTCTATGATACTAATAGGTGTAAATCATTTTATCAATGAAACAACGTATATTTCTGTATCTATTATTTATTGTTATTTTCATATTTCATACTATGGAAACTATTAAGACGCCCTCAACTAAAGAAGGAACTAATAACCTTATAGACGAGAAAAGAGAGAAGGACGGTAGTACAAGTATTTATGACCATATTTTTGATGTTGCAATAATAGGTGGAGGGTATGCAGGCTTGTCTGCGGCATTGCTACTGGGAAGATATCTGCGGCCCACTATTATTTTTGATGTTGTAAAGCACAGGAAATCTAGTTTACATGGTTATTTGGGATTTGAAAAATCCCAAATAAAAGAAGTGATCCAAAAATCATGGCAGGATGTGCTCCAATACCGTTCTGTAAAAAGAGTAGAAGAGCGGGTTGAAAAGGTGGAAAAGGACTGCGATAACAACATTTTTTTAATAACGACCACAGCAAAAAACAAAAAAGATGATAATCATGGCAAAGATAATACCATTAAAAGAAGAGCCAAAGCAAAATATCTTATTATTGCAACAGGGGTGATACATGTACAGCCGAACATAAAGAATTTTGAAGAATATCTTGGAAATAGTATTTGGCACTGTCCTCATTGCGATGGATTTGAAACTACTAATAAAAAACTAGTCATAATTGCATCAGATAACCAAAATAACCAGGCTTTAAAATATGCCAAAATATTTCTAGGCTGGACAAAAGACATTACATTATTCTTCCAACGGTCCGAAGAAGTCAATGATGGTAACACCGTAGCAACAGGCGGTGGATGCCAATTGACAGGTGAACAAAAAAGCGAAGCAATGGCTTTGGGTATCAACGTAATTGAAAATGACGATATAGCCGAAATTGTTTCTGATTCAAAGACAAATAAAATGAAAGGCATTCTATCAAAAAGAAATAAGTTTTATGAAGCTGATGTATTATTTTATCATCTTGGACAGATTATTCAAAACGAGATTGCAAGTCAACTTGGATGCGAATTGGATGAGGGATACGTAAAGGTAGATAAAAAGCAACAGACTACGGTCTCGAATGTTTATGCTGCAGGCGACCTGGACACAGACAGACATTATGCCATATTAGCTACTGCAAGTGGTGCGTTGGCAGCAATATCCATTTATGAGGATTTATTAAAAGACGCAATCAATACAACTAAAGAAGAGACAAAGTAATTAGATTTGATCATATAAAGAGTATCAAGAGATATCAATCGATATTGAATCAAAGATACTAAATGATTTAGATGATAAAATGCATAACTTGTCAGAGTCAGCCATTGCTAGACCACATCAAGTAGAGATATTTAATAGGGATGTGGGCTCTCAGTCGCCCAAAGAAGAGTGTGCAATGTATGCTCTAAACGTATGCGCATATCCATTTCATATGTATCAAAGGGGATATTGAGGGAAACGAGTGGAATGGTTGACTTCGAACTATAAGAACAGCATTTAAAGAATAAACAATAGGCGATTATTGGAGACATCAGAACTAGAAGCATGGATTGGTCTTGAATTTCGAGACTTCATAACAATGAAATAGTTCGTAAATAACCAAATTCGATTCCACCGGAGGAATTAACAACGTTTGTTGGAGCATCCGAAGTTTATCTAGCAGATCTAATCAATAATCGCTTTTTTTGTATATTAAAGTTGTTCCTAACAAAGGTATCTGATTCGGTGGAAATCATGAGGATATCCACATGGGTCGTATTCAAATTAGTATGTGTATACTTCAATAGGCAATTAAACAGGAACTGTATGAGATAAATTATTCTTTTATCTTGTCTCTATAGGAAGATAATAGATATCTTTAACTTAATGCAAAACACTTACTGCATATGACATTAAGCCTTAATTGCAAAGATGCGGGAGACCCCGTATGTACTCATACGATGTATGGTGATACAGAGGAAGAATTATTAGAAAATGCAAAGAAACATGGCATTGAAGTTCACGGCTATACAGAGGAGTCATTCAAAGAAGAAATGGCAAAGAACTTGGAAGATTTTAGAAAATTAATAAAAACTGCCTGATTTTTTATAATATATTTTTTAATAATTTGAATATTCGAAAATTACGTTATCTCCAATTGTATACTCGCCCCTCTATGCTAATCATGCCTAGATTTCTTGATGCTCATAAAATGAGTTCAGTTAGCTAAGATATGCTTAAAAAGCACAAAATCAGCCAAAGGATGATTTTGGTGTATCACAGGTAAATATGATTTACAACAAAGAAGACAAGTTGTTTTGTTTGGTAGACGCACCTGATAAAGAATCTGTAAGAAAACACCATGAAAAATTTGGAACTACATGTGAGTGGATAACAGAAGTAAAGACTACCGCTTGATTAAATAGTAACTCAAATCTATCTTTCCTGTTTTTTATTATACAAAGCTTTATCAATACAATTTTTTGAAACGCTAGTTGTAGGTTGTCACAAATAAATGGGTCAAACCTCTTACAGTCCTACTCACGTGTGTATCTACATCTTTATTTTTCCACTAATTCCTTTTTATATGATTTTTTCAACCAGATTGGCGTAATAATTGTTGTAACCGCTACCATTATGATTATTGAAGTATAGATATCAGTAGAAAGTACACCTGATGTAACTCCAACACCAGCAACAATCAATCCTACTTCACCTCTGGATATCATGCCTATTCCAACTCTCATAGATTTTGTTTTATCTTTGAGAAACAATATGGATGGTAATCCACATCCTAGCAACTTTGTAGAAATTGCTATTGCTATAATTATTCCTGCTATAATTAATACATCAGCATTAACACCTCTCAAGTCCACTTGAGCACCTATTATTGCGAAAAATAAAGGTGCAAAAATAAATTGTAATTTGTGAGCATATTCTTCGACTTGTTTTATTAGTTTGGTACTAGCAACCGCCATTCCCGCAGCAAACGCTCCCACGATGGGAGATAAACCGACATAGGCTGCAACCCCCGCAATACCAAAGAAAATTGCTGTTGTGATTCCTTCAATACTACCTCTTGACCTCCATAATTTTTCTCTATGTAGTATTCTTGGAATAAGAAAAATGGCGCCAATTAATAACACAGCAAATAAGCCTAGAATTTTTAAAATTAGAAAGGCTATGTCCATTATTTGCGGCGAAGTGTCACCAGATTGCACCATTGTAACAACGACAGATAATATTGCTATTGCAAGAATATCATCTACTATAGCGGCCCCCAGGATAAGTCGGGCTTCCTTGGATTGCATTCTTCCTAATTCTGTTAATACCTGAATAGAGATTGCTATACTTGTGGCGGTCAACGCTGTAGCTATAAGTAGTATTTCAAATGAATCCAATCCGTACATCGAAAGGACCATGAAACCCACTCCAAATGGTACAATTACTCCCAGTGCACCAATGGTAAAGGATGCTGCGCCTCCTTTTAGAAATTCTCTTGGCGTAATTTCCAACCCTGCGATAAATAATATTACAATAGCTGCTAATTCTCCTATATGCTTGATAGTTTCATCAAGGACAACCAAGGGTTGGCCATCAAATAATGGTAATCCACCCAGAGCATATGGACCCACAATAATACCAGCTAATAGTTCTCCCAATACAACCGGTTGCTTTATTCGTTGAAATAACTCTGCAATTATTTTAGCACTAAATAAGAGAATAGAAAGTGATATTATGATGTGTATAAAAACGGATTCAGCAGCCATGGTCTTCTAGTATCTTGTATTATTTTGAATATAATAATATAACAAAAATTCTAAATGATTGCTCAATAAATGCTAGGTTCTAAATATCATTATATAACTTAGAGAAGTGTAATTTCAAAAAAGACTTTTTGGCATTTCATCCATATCGTAATAATAGCCCAAAATATTATCAACAGTATGTTCTAGCTGAGTATTACTGTTTATCAGAACATATATAATTTTATCCATTTCAAATATTTTTAATATTCTCAAATTATCATATTCTAAAACAATCCAGTTTATTTTACCTAAGATACTTTTATCCGCTACTTCTGTATTCTCTATTGGTAATTCTTTGTCTTCTACGTCAATGTTTAAGTTTAAATCCAACTCCTTGACTATAGAATCGACATACCCTCTATCTATATGGGAATTTTTGGCAATGTACAATTCTTTTATTTGAGATGACACCACAATAAAAACTGCTAAAATGTCATCATCTACTTCGACTAAATGTTTTATTTTATCATAGTTATTACCCTTATTTTTATCTAGGCTGTACTTCACTATTTTCTATCTTAGTAGAGTTGGATATATCATTTTAAGATGATTTCCTTTTGCAGTTATTAAGAAACATCCCCCTTAAGTCTAATTCTTTGATAGAGTGCATTCTATGGAAATCTGCCGAATGGTTAGAGAGGAGAAAAAAATATTACCTCTATATTTAAAAACAGCTTACTTCCTTTTCAAATAGATCGTGAGCATGCATAAAAAATATTCAATTGGTATATTGTTAATTGCAATTTACATTGTTATACTTTTTACAATTCCTCCTTTGGTATTTGAAAAGAGCGTTACCCCCATTATAGCGGGCATCACCGTAATCATGGTTGCAATCTACGTCTTGCTCGGACTTGATATTATCCATCGAACGGCTATTGCCATATTTGGAGCAATTCTATCCATTATTCTAGCCATTGTACTAGGCTCTTTTCAGGCTGAGAATAGCCTTGATTTTGTTATTGAATCTATTGATTTCAACACCATAGGCCTGTTACTTGGAATGATGATTATGGTAGCCATACTAGGAGAAACAGGTGTTTTTCATCAGGTTGGAATA is a genomic window containing:
- a CDS encoding NAD(P)/FAD-dependent oxidoreductase, coding for METIKTPSTKEGTNNLIDEKREKDGSTSIYDHIFDVAIIGGGYAGLSAALLLGRYLRPTIIFDVVKHRKSSLHGYLGFEKSQIKEVIQKSWQDVLQYRSVKRVEERVEKVEKDCDNNIFLITTTAKNKKDDNHGKDNTIKRRAKAKYLIIATGVIHVQPNIKNFEEYLGNSIWHCPHCDGFETTNKKLVIIASDNQNNQALKYAKIFLGWTKDITLFFQRSEEVNDGNTVATGGGCQLTGEQKSEAMALGINVIENDDIAEIVSDSKTNKMKGILSKRNKFYEADVLFYHLGQIIQNEIASQLGCELDEGYVKVDKKQQTTVSNVYAAGDLDTDRHYAILATASGALAAISIYEDLLKDAINTTKEETK
- a CDS encoding DUF1059 domain-containing protein, encoding MTLSLNCKDAGDPVCTHTMYGDTEEELLENAKKHGIEVHGYTEESFKEEMAKNLEDFRKLIKTA
- a CDS encoding cation:proton antiporter — encoded protein: MAAESVFIHIIISLSILLFSAKIIAELFQRIKQPVVLGELLAGIIVGPYALGGLPLFDGQPLVVLDETIKHIGELAAIVILFIAGLEITPREFLKGGAASFTIGALGVIVPFGVGFMVLSMYGLDSFEILLIATALTATSIAISIQVLTELGRMQSKEARLILGAAIVDDILAIAILSVVVTMVQSGDTSPQIMDIAFLILKILGLFAVLLIGAIFLIPRILHREKLWRSRGSIEGITTAIFFGIAGVAAYVGLSPIVGAFAAGMAVASTKLIKQVEEYAHKLQFIFAPLFFAIIGAQVDLRGVNADVLIIAGIIIAIAISTKLLGCGLPSILFLKDKTKSMRVGIGMISRGEVGLIVAGVGVTSGVLSTDIYTSIIIMVAVTTIITPIWLKKSYKKELVEK